One Bacteroidota bacterium genomic region harbors:
- a CDS encoding amidohydrolase, whose product MVKKDILNVSVVQADLHWENTEANLAMFDDMLAKAAATDLFILPEMFTTGFSMKPEKFAAETFERGLEWMKTTAAKTNAAIIGSIMAPDQGGYFNRLLFVKPDGTYSQYDKKHLFGLGSETEHYKAGEQLLLVDYLGWKICPLICYDLRFPVWSRNTHNYDILVYVANWPQRRAHHWRTLLPARAVENQTYVLASNRIGNDGNSLAHSGDSMIVDFNGSIVEDAVSESKIITHQLSKPELLKFRAALPFLTDADKFRI is encoded by the coding sequence ATGGTAAAAAAGGACATCTTAAACGTATCTGTAGTGCAGGCCGACCTGCACTGGGAAAACACGGAAGCAAATTTGGCAATGTTTGATGATATGTTGGCTAAAGCAGCTGCTACTGACTTATTCATCCTTCCTGAGATGTTTACCACTGGTTTCAGCATGAAGCCTGAAAAATTTGCTGCCGAGACATTTGAACGCGGCCTTGAGTGGATGAAAACCACTGCGGCTAAAACGAATGCTGCCATAATTGGCAGCATAATGGCTCCCGACCAAGGCGGATACTTTAACCGTTTGTTGTTTGTGAAGCCCGACGGTACGTATAGCCAATACGATAAAAAACACTTGTTTGGTTTAGGTAGCGAAACTGAACACTACAAAGCGGGCGAACAACTCTTGTTGGTGGATTATTTGGGCTGGAAAATATGCCCTTTAATTTGCTACGATTTACGTTTTCCGGTATGGAGCCGCAACACACACAATTACGATATACTTGTATATGTTGCCAATTGGCCTCAACGCAGGGCACACCATTGGCGCACCCTACTGCCTGCACGTGCGGTTGAAAACCAAACGTATGTACTGGCAAGTAACCGCATTGGTAATGATGGCAACAGCCTTGCCCATAGCGGTGATAGTATGATTGTTGATTTTAACGGTAGTATTGTAGAAGATGCAGTATCCGAATCTAAAATCATTACGCATCAACTATCAAAACCTGAGCTGCTTAAATTTAGGGCTGCACTGCCCTTTCTTACTGATGCCGATAAGTTTCGCATCTAA
- the hppD gene encoding 4-hydroxyphenylpyruvate dioxygenase, with the protein MERTALQDTVTDVDFLPLNGTDYVEFYVGNAKQAAHYYKTAFGFQSHAYAGPETGVRDRASYVLVQNKLRFVFTTPLQPDGAIADHIFKHGDGVKVLALWVDDARSAWEETTKRGAKSYMEPVVEKDEHGEVVRAGIHTYGDTVHIFVERKNYNGLFMPGFREWKTNYNPTETGLLYVDHCVGNVGWNEMNTWVDFYARIMGFQQILSFDDKDISTEYSALMSKVMSNGNGRIKFPINEPAEGKKKSQVEEYLDFYKGQGVQHVAIATNNIIETVTDLQNRGVEFLKVPATYYETVLDRVGKIDEDLAPLAELGILIDRDDEGYLLQIFTKPVEDRPTLFYEIIQRKGAKSFGKGNFKALFEAIEREQELRGNL; encoded by the coding sequence ATGGAAAGAACAGCCTTACAAGACACCGTTACCGATGTAGATTTTTTACCACTTAACGGTACTGATTACGTAGAATTTTACGTGGGCAATGCTAAACAAGCAGCTCACTATTATAAAACTGCCTTTGGTTTCCAAAGCCATGCTTACGCCGGTCCTGAGACGGGTGTGCGCGACCGTGCGTCGTATGTGTTAGTACAAAACAAATTACGTTTTGTGTTTACAACCCCATTGCAGCCTGACGGCGCTATTGCTGATCATATTTTTAAGCACGGTGATGGTGTAAAAGTACTTGCTCTATGGGTAGACGATGCCCGCAGCGCATGGGAAGAAACCACCAAACGCGGTGCCAAAAGCTATATGGAGCCTGTGGTTGAAAAAGACGAACACGGTGAAGTAGTGCGTGCGGGTATCCATACGTACGGTGATACCGTTCACATTTTTGTGGAACGCAAAAACTACAACGGTTTGTTTATGCCCGGCTTTAGGGAGTGGAAAACCAATTACAATCCCACTGAAACAGGGTTGTTATACGTTGACCATTGTGTAGGTAATGTGGGTTGGAACGAAATGAACACTTGGGTTGATTTTTATGCCCGTATCATGGGTTTCCAACAAATTCTTTCGTTTGACGATAAAGACATTTCAACTGAATACTCGGCCTTGATGAGTAAGGTAATGAGCAACGGTAACGGACGTATCAAATTCCCTATTAACGAACCTGCCGAAGGCAAAAAGAAATCACAGGTTGAAGAATACCTTGATTTTTACAAAGGCCAAGGTGTGCAACACGTAGCAATTGCTACCAATAATATTATTGAAACCGTAACCGACTTGCAAAACCGCGGTGTTGAGTTTTTGAAAGTACCGGCTACTTACTACGAAACAGTGCTTGACCGCGTAGGTAAGATTGACGAAGACCTTGCTCCATTAGCTGAGTTGGGTATTTTGATTGACCGCGACGACGAAGGGTATTTGTTGCAAATATTTACTAAGCCGGTAGAAGACCGTCCTACGTTGTTTTATGAAATTATACAGCGTAAAGGCGCAAAATCGTTTGGTAAAGGAAACTTTAAGGCGTTGTTTGAGGCCATTGAACGCGAACAGGAGTTGAGGGGGAATTTATAA
- a CDS encoding TIGR00730 family Rossman fold protein, translating to MTDTKPHSKEELELLEGPRKRLSDLGLAFKVFKEFVRGFRVLHFVGPCVTVFGSARFKEDHKYYQLGVEVGKNLAQLGFTVMTGGGPGIMEAANRGAYENGGRSVGCNIELPFEQYPNKYLHKWVGIKYFFVRKVFLVKYSYALVVLPGGFGTLDEMAEVLTLIQTKKIENFPVVLMGTEYWNKFMEFVDFMAEEKTIDVQDKKLMLVTDDMKEAMDYIQTHAVVKYGLRKTKAKGRWWLGESY from the coding sequence ATGACGGATACTAAACCGCACAGTAAAGAAGAACTTGAGCTGCTGGAAGGCCCGCGCAAACGCCTAAGCGATTTAGGGCTGGCCTTTAAAGTGTTTAAAGAGTTTGTAAGGGGTTTCAGAGTGTTGCACTTTGTAGGTCCTTGCGTAACTGTTTTCGGCTCTGCCAGGTTTAAAGAAGACCATAAGTATTACCAATTGGGCGTAGAGGTTGGAAAAAACCTAGCCCAATTGGGTTTTACCGTAATGACGGGGGGAGGTCCCGGTATTATGGAAGCAGCTAACCGCGGGGCTTATGAAAACGGCGGTCGCAGCGTTGGTTGTAATATTGAATTACCGTTTGAGCAGTACCCCAACAAATACCTGCACAAGTGGGTAGGTATTAAGTACTTTTTTGTGCGCAAGGTGTTTTTGGTAAAATACAGCTACGCACTGGTAGTATTGCCCGGCGGCTTCGGTACCTTGGATGAGATGGCCGAAGTGCTTACGCTTATTCAAACCAAAAAGATTGAAAACTTTCCGGTGGTACTTATGGGCACCGAATATTGGAACAAGTTTATGGAGTTTGTTGATTTTATGGCAGAGGAAAAAACCATCGACGTACAGGATAAGAAACTAATGTTGGTGACGGATGACATGAAAGAAGCCATGGATTACATACAAACCCATGCCGTTGTTAAATACGGGCTGCGCAAAACAAAAGCCAAAGGCCGTTGGTGGCTGGGCGAAAGTTATTAA
- a CDS encoding methyltransferase, with protein sequence MKIGTDAMLMGSLAQPVDAQNILDIGTGTGVLALMMAQQCPHAIIDAVEPDSIMAVRAAENFENSTWDYRLTLYNEALQEYTNLGIIHYEYILCNPPYFEPSPTTRPDRINARSTVTLTFDELMAYGEQLLDAQGKMGVIVPEGEYEKLLVAAQKVGLHPVRQVLISSFENSPVIRRVTEFAKKAPVEVEQDSLFIYNEDKTWSEKYTVLTAEFHNLDKEA encoded by the coding sequence ATGAAGATTGGTACCGATGCTATGCTAATGGGCAGTCTTGCCCAACCGGTTGATGCGCAGAATATTTTAGACATAGGTACGGGCACAGGTGTGCTGGCATTAATGATGGCACAGCAATGCCCCCATGCGATAATTGATGCAGTAGAACCCGATAGTATTATGGCTGTGAGGGCTGCTGAAAATTTTGAAAACAGTACCTGGGACTATCGCCTTACTTTATACAACGAGGCACTGCAAGAGTATACCAATTTGGGTATTATCCATTATGAATACATACTATGTAACCCCCCGTATTTTGAACCGTCGCCTACTACAAGGCCGGACAGAATAAATGCACGCAGCACGGTTACTTTAACCTTTGATGAACTGATGGCCTATGGCGAGCAATTGCTGGACGCGCAGGGAAAAATGGGAGTGATTGTACCTGAAGGTGAATATGAAAAACTGTTGGTTGCTGCACAAAAAGTAGGTTTGCATCCTGTAAGGCAAGTATTGATAAGCAGTTTTGAGAATAGTCCGGTGATACGACGCGTTACTGAGTTTGCTAAAAAAGCACCTGTTGAGGTAGAACAAGACAGTTTATTCATTTATAATGAAGACAAAACGTGGAGCGAAAAGTACACCGTACTCACGGCTGAGTTTCACAACCTTGATAAAGAAGCGTAA
- a CDS encoding PKD domain-containing protein, producing the protein MNGIYTKRTFVCCLLTIMLTCLLSSRLGAQSGVTLNANFSQDKTKGCLPLIVQFTDNSTGMGLSHFWDFGNGNTSALKNPGAIYTQAGNYTVKLIITDKNGAKDTFEKSLAVRTFANPEVAFQANVTKGCAGKEFSFTDTATQSSVSITDYLWNFGDGSQSTDKNPKHTFTTEGSFSVSLIVTDSNGCKSFLNKAAYIKTTLPAKVAFTSNTKGGCTAPVNVKFDNTTPIVNGVTYNYLWKFGNGDSSVAQSPSVTYNKTGNYNVSLTVTDDNQCVTTLLSPTHISIGATKAKFSLENKKGCLPHTVNFKNTGTGIPSNATIKWFLGNGDSAIGTDTAYTYTTAGKFSIKLVISSPEGCNDTLVKTDSIEVLTNPSVLFAHTNPVSCNTPHTISFSSANTTAQSWFWDFGDGTTSTQKNPVKRYDSSGVFNVKLVITDANGCKASSEKIRLARIKPVTASFSPSAKSGCGPLAVSFTNNSSAYYGIKSYAWDLGNGVTSNAKDISTTYATEGTYYPRLIVTENNGCSDTFTFDAIKVGKKTKPDFKANRVTGCRKDMGAVKFTNLTDITSQHIDNFLWNFGSFTSKETHPFADYKANPGQHTVSLISMSNGCADTITKPSYITVKAPIAAFSITENPCVLDTTTFKNASYGGHIFNWYVDGIMVNTTKSFKQYLQPGKHYLDLLVKDTSTGCTDTKAHIFTINKPLTPGFTKSADSLCANTPVLLTDTTNGADSSFWKIGNQPTVKGKFITPEFALPGLQHITLTVHGAYGCQYTVAQAQAIKVLGPDYTPIVTPNKGCFPLDAQLIKVGSSEYGVAKATWSDNYSQVSSLADTIPFTFTTAMPKMNTEGIAVYLTVKDNLGCTVTKAVNIKMSHPVAQVLSNKTLNCDNTMVEFMHDSAASMHTGKLSYNWVYNDRTVYSVNRFSQQYHQNSVAKITLTVTEQGLGCTDSATVFIPVGIKKIKAGFVADKTATTCPPLVTGFADASVAENTTITTAKWWFGDGATSILPTPSKTYFYPGQYSITYKVTDEQGCSDSVTETAKIKIGGPTGTYTIDRYNGCVPFTANFTANSQNAKTVNWDLGNGQLSIGASASGSFTLAGTYKPSLVLEDTFGCLVVYPVKDPIVGLAAPTPDFTFSGKCAHENFTFTNTTDTTKLPANFEWVFTEKEAHECFHAKHTFKNTGEHTVLLKASAANGCKAVKTKTVKIKHLHTDFEISNTQLCGNSAITATDKTNTQAGTKTRQWIWGDGKTDTAQSLAHIYTTPGQYKVSLVVEDNNGCIDTLKNSKNITVFDTLTPQSPNVYRVTVQQNNSVKLEFTPHNNVNFAAYQIFRSTVGEPEQLYKTITVVTDTVFTDDNVNTLSQSYTYKIKTLTACGKLSQSCGHTTVLLQTIADTNEVTVNWSAYQGWGAVRDYQIFRKEAKEAEYKKIETVPAYMTRYTDTQTYCGNTYSYIVYAQQFTGELLSSSNITTATPIYVEDVFPANVVRATVEDDKNILIEFAPNYQQKTPVEYYTLEKSTDGKTYTQIFKAPVGVWSFTDETVNVHNQSYYYRTRTTDICGAVSAHGNIGKTILLQAKADNEDNVNVKWIGYQQWNEGISHYEIEQINSSNDFVTVATNNATDTLFTDNSNLFNNLARIAYRVKAVSNEGIVSYSNIADANGRSSLFVPSAFTPNNDEHNNIFTVVGAYIKSFEINIYNRYGEKIFTGYSLDESWDGSYKGEPVQEGAYVYVINALGIDTKHHNLSGTITVLR; encoded by the coding sequence ATGAATGGAATTTACACAAAACGCACCTTTGTGTGCTGCTTACTAACTATTATGCTAACCTGCCTTCTATCATCTAGGCTGGGTGCCCAATCAGGTGTAACTCTCAATGCAAACTTCAGTCAAGACAAAACCAAGGGATGCTTACCCCTTATTGTTCAGTTTACCGACAACTCTACTGGTATGGGACTATCGCACTTCTGGGATTTTGGAAACGGAAACACATCAGCACTTAAAAATCCGGGAGCTATCTATACCCAAGCCGGCAACTATACAGTAAAACTTATTATCACTGACAAAAACGGGGCGAAAGACACTTTCGAAAAAAGCCTGGCAGTAAGAACATTTGCCAACCCTGAAGTTGCTTTTCAAGCCAACGTTACAAAAGGCTGTGCAGGAAAGGAATTTAGTTTTACAGATACTGCAACCCAATCTTCAGTTTCGATTACTGATTACTTATGGAACTTTGGCGACGGCTCACAATCTACCGATAAAAACCCAAAACATACATTTACAACCGAGGGTTCATTTTCTGTAAGCCTTATTGTAACTGACAGCAATGGCTGCAAAAGCTTTCTAAACAAAGCTGCCTATATAAAAACTACATTACCCGCTAAAGTTGCTTTTACAAGCAATACAAAAGGAGGCTGCACAGCTCCCGTAAACGTTAAGTTTGATAACACTACACCGATTGTAAACGGCGTAACCTATAACTACTTATGGAAGTTTGGCAATGGCGACAGTTCAGTTGCTCAAAGCCCTTCGGTTACATACAACAAAACAGGCAACTACAATGTAAGCCTTACCGTTACTGATGATAACCAATGTGTAACAACGTTGCTCTCTCCTACTCACATAAGCATTGGTGCTACTAAAGCCAAATTTAGCTTAGAAAATAAAAAAGGGTGCCTGCCTCATACCGTAAACTTTAAAAACACAGGCACCGGCATCCCCTCAAACGCTACGATAAAATGGTTTTTGGGAAATGGCGATTCTGCAATAGGCACTGATACCGCATACACTTATACAACCGCAGGAAAATTCAGCATAAAACTGGTTATTTCTTCTCCAGAAGGTTGTAACGACACTTTGGTTAAAACAGACAGTATTGAAGTGCTAACCAACCCATCAGTATTATTTGCACATACAAACCCCGTAAGTTGCAATACCCCTCACACCATCTCATTCAGTTCGGCCAACACAACTGCACAAAGCTGGTTTTGGGATTTTGGAGACGGAACCACCTCTACTCAAAAAAATCCTGTTAAGCGGTACGACAGTTCTGGTGTGTTCAACGTAAAGCTTGTAATTACCGACGCTAACGGCTGCAAAGCAAGTAGCGAGAAAATACGTCTGGCTCGCATTAAACCTGTTACCGCTTCGTTTAGTCCATCTGCAAAAAGCGGTTGCGGTCCACTGGCTGTTTCATTTACCAATAATAGTAGTGCATACTACGGAATAAAAAGCTATGCATGGGATTTAGGCAATGGTGTAACCAGCAATGCAAAAGACATTAGCACAACCTATGCTACCGAAGGCACCTACTACCCCCGTTTGATTGTAACAGAAAACAATGGTTGTTCAGACACCTTTACGTTTGATGCTATCAAAGTTGGTAAAAAAACAAAACCTGATTTTAAGGCAAACCGAGTTACCGGATGCAGAAAAGACATGGGTGCCGTGAAGTTTACCAACCTAACCGATATTACAAGCCAACACATTGATAACTTTTTATGGAATTTTGGTAGTTTCACCTCAAAAGAAACCCACCCGTTTGCCGATTATAAAGCAAACCCCGGTCAACATACCGTTAGCCTTATTTCGATGTCAAACGGCTGCGCCGATACCATCACCAAACCAAGCTACATTACTGTTAAAGCCCCTATTGCTGCCTTTAGCATTACTGAAAATCCTTGCGTGCTTGATACCACAACTTTCAAAAATGCTTCGTACGGCGGCCATATTTTTAACTGGTACGTTGACGGTATTATGGTGAACACCACAAAGAGCTTTAAACAATATTTGCAACCCGGCAAACACTACCTTGATTTATTGGTAAAAGACACCTCAACAGGCTGCACCGATACCAAAGCCCACATCTTTACTATAAACAAGCCTTTAACCCCCGGCTTCACCAAATCAGCCGATTCATTGTGTGCAAATACCCCAGTGTTACTAACAGATACAACCAACGGCGCCGACAGCAGCTTTTGGAAAATAGGTAACCAACCGACAGTAAAAGGTAAATTCATTACTCCTGAGTTTGCTTTGCCCGGTTTACAACACATTACGTTAACTGTGCATGGTGCCTACGGATGCCAATACACTGTAGCTCAAGCCCAAGCAATAAAAGTATTAGGCCCTGATTATACCCCAATCGTAACTCCAAACAAAGGCTGCTTTCCGTTGGATGCACAATTAATAAAGGTAGGATCGTCAGAATACGGCGTAGCAAAAGCTACTTGGAGTGATAACTATAGCCAAGTATCATCATTAGCTGATACCATCCCCTTTACCTTCACAACCGCCATGCCTAAAATGAACACAGAAGGCATCGCTGTGTATCTTACCGTAAAAGACAATTTGGGCTGTACCGTGACTAAAGCTGTAAACATAAAAATGTCACACCCGGTGGCACAGGTACTTTCAAACAAAACCCTTAATTGTGATAATACAATGGTTGAGTTTATGCACGATTCAGCAGCATCAATGCACACCGGAAAACTAAGCTACAACTGGGTGTATAACGACAGGACTGTTTACTCAGTGAACCGCTTTTCTCAACAATACCATCAAAACTCAGTAGCAAAAATCACCTTAACCGTTACCGAGCAAGGGCTGGGTTGTACAGATTCTGCAACAGTATTTATCCCTGTAGGTATTAAGAAAATAAAAGCAGGTTTTGTAGCTGATAAAACAGCTACCACTTGCCCACCTTTGGTAACCGGTTTTGCTGATGCCAGCGTTGCTGAGAACACAACCATCACAACAGCAAAATGGTGGTTTGGCGATGGTGCTACCTCAATATTACCAACCCCCTCAAAAACCTATTTTTACCCCGGCCAATACAGCATTACCTATAAAGTAACCGATGAGCAAGGCTGCTCAGACTCAGTTACAGAAACAGCTAAAATAAAAATTGGCGGCCCCACAGGCACATATACTATCGACCGTTATAACGGCTGTGTACCCTTTACGGCCAACTTTACAGCCAACAGCCAAAACGCAAAAACCGTTAACTGGGATTTGGGCAACGGACAACTAAGCATTGGTGCCTCTGCTTCGGGTTCATTTACCCTTGCGGGTACTTACAAACCTTCTTTGGTTTTAGAAGATACTTTCGGATGCTTGGTTGTGTACCCTGTTAAAGACCCTATTGTAGGTCTTGCAGCTCCAACTCCTGATTTTACTTTCAGCGGAAAATGCGCCCACGAAAATTTCACCTTTACAAACACCACTGATACTACAAAGCTACCTGCCAATTTTGAGTGGGTGTTTACTGAAAAAGAAGCGCATGAATGCTTTCATGCAAAACATACTTTCAAAAACACAGGCGAACATACTGTACTGCTAAAAGCCTCTGCTGCCAACGGATGCAAGGCTGTAAAAACCAAAACCGTTAAAATTAAGCACCTGCATACTGATTTTGAAATAAGCAACACCCAACTATGCGGCAACAGTGCCATAACAGCTACCGACAAAACCAATACCCAAGCAGGCACCAAAACCCGCCAATGGATTTGGGGTGATGGCAAAACAGATACCGCCCAAAGCCTTGCTCACATTTACACAACACCCGGCCAGTACAAAGTTTCATTAGTAGTTGAAGACAACAACGGCTGTATTGACACACTAAAAAACAGCAAAAACATCACTGTGTTTGATACCCTAACCCCACAATCTCCCAATGTGTATAGGGTAACGGTTCAACAAAACAACTCGGTTAAACTTGAGTTTACTCCTCATAACAACGTAAACTTTGCCGCCTACCAAATTTTCCGCAGCACAGTTGGCGAACCTGAGCAACTGTACAAAACCATCACCGTTGTTACTGATACTGTTTTCACCGATGACAACGTGAACACACTTTCACAATCATACACTTATAAAATAAAAACACTTACTGCCTGCGGTAAACTATCACAAAGCTGCGGCCACACCACAGTATTGCTTCAAACGATAGCAGACACCAACGAGGTAACCGTTAATTGGAGTGCCTACCAAGGTTGGGGAGCGGTGCGCGATTATCAGATTTTCCGCAAAGAAGCCAAAGAAGCTGAATACAAAAAGATTGAAACGGTACCGGCTTATATGACCCGCTATACAGACACCCAAACCTATTGCGGCAATACATACTCCTATATAGTTTACGCACAACAATTTACAGGTGAACTGTTGTCGAGCTCAAACATAACAACCGCAACCCCGATATATGTTGAAGATGTGTTCCCCGCCAATGTGGTTCGTGCTACCGTAGAGGATGATAAAAACATATTGATTGAATTTGCTCCGAACTATCAACAAAAAACACCCGTTGAATACTATACGCTTGAAAAATCAACAGACGGAAAAACTTACACCCAAATTTTTAAAGCTCCTGTGGGTGTTTGGAGCTTTACCGATGAAACCGTAAACGTTCACAACCAAAGCTACTACTACCGCACCCGTACAACCGATATTTGCGGTGCAGTTAGTGCTCACGGAAATATTGGTAAAACCATTTTGCTACAGGCAAAAGCCGACAACGAGGACAATGTGAATGTAAAATGGATCGGGTACCAACAATGGAACGAAGGCATAAGCCACTATGAAATAGAACAAATAAACAGCAGCAACGATTTTGTAACAGTGGCCACCAACAACGCAACTGACACTCTGTTTACTGATAACAGCAACCTGTTTAACAACCTTGCACGCATTGCGTACCGCGTAAAGGCAGTAAGCAATGAGGGTATAGTTAGTTACTCAAACATTGCGGATGCAAATGGTCGCTCAAGCTTGTTTGTACCATCAGCCTTTACCCCTAACAACGATGAACACAACAACATTTTTACAGTAGTAGGGGCTTACATAAAATCATTTGAGATAAACATTTACAATCGCTACGGCGAAAAAATATTTACAGGCTATAGCCTTGATGAAAGCTGGGATGGTTCTTATAAAGGAGAACCTGTGCAGGAAGGCGCATACGTGTATGTAATCAACGCTTTAGGTATTGATACAAAACATCATAACCTAAGCGGTACGATTACGGTTTTGCGCTAA
- a CDS encoding DUF1801 domain-containing protein produces the protein MNSVEEYISFLPADEQGITAYLRNIILETSPKFTEKLSYGVPYFYINSRVCFIWPASSPLSIHKQGVQLGFCKGNQLSNLNGIMDMADRKEVGIVLFKALSEINEELVKELLFEAIELDALVATRRKKKRSS, from the coding sequence ATGAATTCCGTTGAGGAATACATTTCTTTTCTTCCCGCTGATGAACAGGGAATTACAGCATACTTACGCAACATTATCTTAGAAACCTCGCCGAAGTTTACAGAGAAACTTTCATACGGTGTTCCCTATTTTTATATCAACTCAAGGGTTTGCTTTATTTGGCCGGCATCTTCGCCCTTATCTATTCACAAACAGGGCGTGCAGCTTGGTTTTTGTAAAGGTAATCAACTAAGCAATCTTAACGGTATAATGGATATGGCTGATAGAAAAGAAGTGGGCATCGTACTTTTTAAAGCGTTGAGTGAAATAAACGAGGAGTTAGTAAAAGAGCTATTGTTTGAAGCCATAGAATTAGATGCTTTAGTGGCCACCAGACGGAAGAAGAAGAGAAGTTCTTAG
- a CDS encoding deoxynucleoside kinase: MHIAIAGNIGSGKTTLTTLLARHYGWEPHYEDVEDNPYISDFYEDMPRWSFNLQIYFLNSRFNSIMQIRETGRNVIQDRTVYEDAYIFAPNLHAMGLMSTRDFENYTRLFNTLNEFIKGPDLLIYLRASIPTLVNQIQRRGRDYEDAIRLDYLKRLNERYEAWISTYSGGKLLVLDVDNLNFIDNQEHFGEVLRKIEAEINGLF, translated from the coding sequence ATGCATATAGCTATAGCAGGAAATATTGGTTCGGGTAAAACAACGTTAACTACCCTTTTGGCAAGGCATTACGGATGGGAACCCCACTATGAGGACGTTGAAGACAATCCCTATATCAGCGATTTTTATGAAGATATGCCCCGTTGGTCGTTCAACCTTCAAATCTATTTCCTTAACAGCCGCTTTAATTCTATTATGCAAATACGCGAAACGGGTCGCAATGTGATACAAGACCGTACCGTGTATGAAGATGCTTACATCTTTGCTCCCAACTTGCATGCTATGGGGCTAATGAGTACCCGTGATTTTGAAAACTACACCCGCCTGTTTAATACACTGAACGAGTTTATTAAAGGGCCTGATTTGCTAATATACCTGCGTGCCAGCATACCTACACTGGTAAATCAAATACAACGCCGTGGCCGTGATTACGAAGATGCTATCCGTTTGGATTACTTGAAACGCCTGAACGAACGTTACGAGGCATGGATTAGTACCTATTCAGGAGGCAAGCTATTGGTGCTTGATGTTGACAATCTTAATTTTATTGACAACCAAGAGCACTTTGGCGAAGTACTACGCAAAATTGAAGCTGAGATAAACGGTTTGTTTTAA
- a CDS encoding aminotransferase class I/II-fold pyridoxal phosphate-dependent enzyme — translation MLKFDGSIASKLPKHGTTIFTVMSALAKESGAINLSQGFPDFTCSPVLVDLVTTAMKNQHNQYAPMPGLPLLREKIAEKTNELYSADYNPDTEITVTPGATLALWAAITAVVREGDEVIIIEPAYDSYLPAILINGGRPVFAPMKFPEYRVDWESIKKLITFKTRMIIINTPHNPTGSVLSSADMEKLQKITEGTDIVILSDEVYEHIIFDGIEHQSVARYPKLAERSFIVSSFGKTFHTTGWKIGYCMAPANLMAEFRKIYQFMAFSTNTPMQHAIATFLDNKDAWLELSAFYMQKRDYFAGLLKGSKFKLLPCNGSYFQLAGYEKLSKEKDTEFAIRLTKEYKVASIPVSVFYSHGEDNKVVRFCFAKENETLEKAAEILCNISKW, via the coding sequence ATGCTAAAGTTTGACGGAAGCATTGCCTCCAAACTACCCAAACACGGAACCACTATTTTTACAGTGATGAGTGCGTTGGCAAAAGAATCGGGGGCCATTAACCTTTCTCAAGGTTTCCCTGATTTCACCTGTTCGCCGGTGCTGGTTGATTTGGTTACCACAGCCATGAAAAACCAACACAACCAATACGCTCCCATGCCGGGACTGCCTTTGTTGCGCGAAAAGATTGCCGAAAAAACCAACGAATTATACAGTGCGGATTATAACCCCGACACTGAAATAACCGTTACGCCCGGTGCCACGTTGGCATTGTGGGCAGCAATTACGGCAGTTGTGCGCGAAGGCGACGAAGTGATTATTATTGAACCCGCTTACGACAGCTATTTACCTGCTATATTAATAAACGGAGGCAGACCGGTGTTTGCACCTATGAAATTCCCTGAGTACAGGGTGGATTGGGAATCGATAAAAAAGCTGATTACGTTTAAAACCCGCATGATTATTATTAATACGCCCCACAACCCTACGGGCTCCGTATTATCATCAGCGGATATGGAAAAGCTGCAAAAAATTACCGAAGGAACTGATATTGTGATATTGAGCGATGAGGTGTACGAACATATCATTTTTGACGGCATTGAACACCAAAGTGTAGCCCGCTACCCAAAGCTTGCTGAGCGTAGTTTTATAGTATCCTCTTTCGGGAAGACTTTTCACACCACAGGCTGGAAGATTGGCTATTGCATGGCCCCTGCCAACCTGATGGCTGAGTTTAGAAAGATATACCAGTTTATGGCCTTTAGTACCAATACGCCTATGCAACATGCCATAGCTACCTTTTTAGATAATAAAGATGCTTGGCTTGAACTTTCAGCGTTCTACATGCAAAAGCGCGATTATTTTGCGGGATTGTTAAAAGGCAGTAAATTTAAACTGCTCCCCTGCAACGGTTCGTACTTTCAATTAGCTGGCTACGAAAAACTTTCAAAAGAAAAAGATACTGAGTTTGCCATAAGGCTTACTAAAGAATATAAAGTTGCTTCAATCCCCGTATCTGTATTCTACTCACACGGAGAAGACAATAAAGTGGTGCGTTTTTGTTTTGCCAAAGAAAACGAGACCTTAGAAAAAGCGGCAGAAATTTTGTGCAATATCAGTAAATGGTAA